In Tsuneonella amylolytica, one genomic interval encodes:
- a CDS encoding cytochrome b has product MERADRGPRYSSVAMVFHWTIAALVIWNWRLAEAAEEGGLSRAASQETMGLHMAIGMTILILSVGRLLWRVTHKYPAMPSDISNWERVLGKTVHIIFYVLIIGLPLGAWIASSMDGEGIDFFGLFTIPALPVGQNEKLGHTIFEVHATGGMILIYFAGLHILAALKHTFWDKNGELFRMLPFGTPKA; this is encoded by the coding sequence ATGGAAAGAGCCGACCGGGGACCGCGTTATTCGAGCGTGGCGATGGTGTTCCACTGGACGATCGCGGCACTGGTCATCTGGAACTGGCGTCTCGCCGAAGCGGCGGAAGAAGGGGGGCTGAGCCGCGCGGCATCGCAGGAGACGATGGGGCTGCACATGGCGATCGGAATGACGATCCTCATCCTGTCGGTGGGCCGCCTGCTATGGCGCGTGACGCACAAGTACCCGGCGATGCCGTCCGACATCTCGAACTGGGAACGCGTGCTCGGCAAGACCGTGCACATCATCTTCTACGTCCTCATCATCGGCCTGCCGCTCGGCGCATGGATCGCCAGTTCGATGGACGGGGAGGGGATCGACTTCTTCGGGCTCTTCACGATTCCGGCCCTGCCGGTGGGCCAGAACGAGAAGCTGGGCCACACGATCTTTGAAGTGCACGCGACGGGCGGCATGATCCTGATCTATTTTGCCGGCCTCCACATCCTCGCCGCGCTCAAGCACACGTTCTGGGACAAGAACGGGGAGCTGTTCCGGATGCTGCCCTTCGGTACGCCCAAGGCCTGA
- a CDS encoding RcnB family protein: MTFKTLLRRVGAPALVGAMALTALPGTAHADERPGRWSADRGTSDQDRTEARPQVRESRQQARGQRAQAASQQPTVRAAQDRTQNRSGGGWNRGDNRNGVAEQRSGRDWNRRDNTNNNWGQARAAQAQAQAAAQARAQADAAQRSQQWQRNGSYADRARNSTYQSGYRDGRRVDQRQDRYQQQNAYRSGYRDGVRTDNYRDGRSGNDYRYDGRNYQRWSNDWRRDNRYNWYGYRNANRNVFRLGTYYSPYRNYRYSRVGIGFTLGSLFYGNNYWINDPWQYRLPPAYGPYRWIRYYDDALLVNVYTGQVADVIHDFFW, translated from the coding sequence ATGACCTTCAAAACCTTGCTGCGCCGCGTCGGGGCTCCCGCCCTCGTCGGTGCGATGGCGCTTACCGCGCTCCCCGGCACCGCCCACGCCGACGAACGACCCGGCCGATGGTCGGCCGATCGCGGAACGAGCGACCAGGACCGCACCGAAGCCCGGCCCCAGGTACGCGAATCGCGGCAACAGGCCCGGGGCCAGCGCGCGCAAGCCGCTTCGCAACAGCCCACCGTCCGCGCTGCGCAGGATCGCACGCAGAACCGGTCGGGCGGCGGCTGGAACCGCGGCGACAACCGCAACGGAGTCGCCGAGCAGCGCTCGGGCCGCGATTGGAACCGCCGCGACAACACGAACAACAACTGGGGTCAGGCACGCGCGGCGCAGGCCCAGGCGCAGGCTGCGGCGCAGGCCCGCGCACAGGCCGACGCCGCGCAGCGTTCACAGCAATGGCAGCGCAACGGCAGCTACGCCGACCGGGCGCGCAATTCGACCTACCAGAGCGGTTATCGCGACGGGCGCCGGGTCGACCAACGCCAGGATCGCTATCAGCAGCAGAACGCCTACCGCAGCGGCTACCGCGACGGCGTGCGGACCGACAACTATCGCGACGGTCGCTCAGGCAACGACTACCGCTATGACGGACGCAATTACCAGCGCTGGTCGAACGACTGGCGGCGAGACAATCGGTACAACTGGTATGGGTATCGCAACGCCAACCGCAACGTGTTCCGGCTCGGCACCTATTACTCGCCGTATCGCAATTACCGGTACAGCCGCGTCGGCATCGGTTTCACGCTGGGCAGCCTGTTCTACGGCAACAACTACTGGATCAACGATCCGTGGCAGTATCGCTTGCCGCCGGCGTACGGACCCTATCGCTGGATCCGCTACTACGACGATGCCCTGCTGGTGAACGTCTACACGGGCCAGGTCGCTGACGTGATCCACGACTTCTTCTGGTGA
- a CDS encoding entericidin EcnA/B family protein → MKKVIIALALSSGFILSGCNAVRGAAADVESVGDCVDGKQGNC, encoded by the coding sequence ATGAAGAAGGTCATCATCGCGCTCGCTCTCTCGAGCGGCTTCATTCTCTCGGGCTGCAATGCCGTTCGCGGTGCTGCTGCCGACGTGGAATCGGTCGGCGACTGCGTCGACGGCAAGCAGGGCAACTGCTGA
- a CDS encoding FMN-dependent NADH-azoreductase — protein MTILHLDSSITGDQSASRKLSAAIVETLTGGEASADVVYRDLAADPLDHLTLEGYASPQSAEALAEFQAADTIVIGAPMYNFTIPTQLKAWIDRVLVAGQTFRYTETGAVEGLAGDKTVIVAIARGGLYGEDSAQRSTEHAERYLTSAFGFIGITPRFVIAEGLKISDEAREAAMRAAHQEIGDLRVPVAAA, from the coding sequence ATGACCATCCTCCACCTCGATTCGAGCATCACCGGCGATCAGTCCGCCTCCCGCAAGCTGTCCGCCGCCATCGTCGAGACACTGACCGGCGGCGAGGCATCCGCCGACGTCGTGTATCGCGACCTTGCGGCCGATCCGCTGGACCACCTGACGCTGGAGGGATACGCCAGCCCGCAATCGGCCGAAGCGCTCGCCGAATTCCAGGCCGCCGACACCATCGTCATCGGCGCGCCCATGTACAATTTCACGATCCCGACGCAGCTCAAGGCTTGGATCGACCGGGTCCTCGTGGCCGGGCAGACCTTCCGTTATACCGAGACGGGCGCGGTCGAGGGCCTGGCCGGCGACAAGACCGTGATCGTCGCGATCGCGCGCGGCGGCCTCTATGGCGAGGACAGCGCCCAGCGCAGTACCGAGCATGCCGAACGCTATCTGACTTCGGCTTTCGGCTTCATCGGGATCACGCCCCGCTTCGTCATCGCCGAGGGCCTGAAGATCAGCGACGAAGCGCGCGAAGCCGCGATGAGGGCCGCACACCAAGAGATCGGCGACTTGCGCGTTCCGGTCGCGGCTGCTTGA
- a CDS encoding winged helix-turn-helix transcriptional regulator, whose translation MPTAKPHPHAQPACRAVSEVLSRVGDKWTVLVVKALVDGPRRFNDLKRDIGGISQQMLTRTLRTLERDGMVARTVHPTIPPSVEYTLTDLGLSLSIPVLALADWTFANLDCIHANREAYDAALAAAA comes from the coding sequence ATGCCTACCGCAAAACCGCATCCCCATGCCCAGCCTGCCTGCCGCGCCGTCAGCGAGGTCCTCAGCCGTGTCGGCGACAAGTGGACCGTGCTCGTCGTGAAAGCGCTGGTGGACGGACCCCGCCGCTTCAACGATCTCAAGCGGGACATCGGCGGCATCAGCCAACAGATGCTGACTCGCACGCTGCGGACGCTCGAACGCGACGGGATGGTGGCGCGCACCGTTCACCCGACGATCCCACCGTCGGTCGAATACACCCTGACCGATCTCGGCCTGTCGCTCAGCATCCCGGTGCTCGCGCTCGCCGACTGGACGTTCGCCAACCTCGACTGCATCCACGCGAACCGCGAGGCTTACGACGCAGCGTTGGCCGCCGCCGCCTGA
- a CDS encoding cold-shock protein → MSKTGTVKFFNLDKGYGFIQPDDGSDDSFVHITAVQAAGMNTLNKDQRVNYEVETGRNGKASAVNLSAAD, encoded by the coding sequence ATGAGCAAGACCGGAACCGTGAAGTTCTTCAACCTCGACAAGGGCTACGGCTTCATCCAGCCCGACGATGGCAGCGATGACAGCTTCGTGCACATCACCGCTGTCCAGGCCGCCGGCATGAACACGCTGAACAAGGATCAGCGCGTGAATTACGAAGTCGAGACCGGCCGCAACGGCAAGGCGAGCGCGGTGAACCTCTCCGCCGCCGACTGA